GCCACCGGATGAGGTTGGCTCCCTCGTCGTAGGTCGGGATGGTCGTGATGCCCAGATCCGCGGCGAGCTTGAGCACCGCGTCCTGCGTCGGGCCGACGAACGTGCCGCCCATGTCCACCGGGACGCCGGCGACCTGACCGGTGTAGGAGCGTCCGCCGACGCGGTCACGGCCCTCGAGAACGAGCACGTCGTGACCGCGTTGGGCCAGTTCACGGGCGGCGGTGAGGCCGGCGAAACCGGCGCCCACGACGACGACGTCTGCAGTCCAGGTGGCATCAGGCATGCCCTTAAGTCAACCCCATCGCCGCTGCGTAATGTCAGGGTTCTCCAGCCTCACTCCTCCTCGGGCGGTCGAACCGCCCGCATCGTCGTAAGGCGGCCCGGTGAAAGTCTTCACAGCTTTGTATGGCCTGACCGACGCAGCCGAGCGCGCGCGGGAGCTTCGCGATGCCGGCGCCGGCGGCGTGGCCACCTTCGAAGGCCCGCACGACGTGTTCGCACCGCTGACGCTGGCGGCGACCGTCCCCGATCTCGAGCTGATGACCAATGTCGCGATCGCGTTCCCGCGCAACCCGATTCATCTGGCCCACCAGGCCTACGACCATCAGTTGCTGAGCTCGGGCCGGTTTGTTCTCGGTCTGGGGACCCAGGTCCGCGCGCAGATCGAGAAGCGGTTCGGCGCCGACTTCGACAAGCCGGTGGCCCGGATGACCGAGTTGATCGCCGCGTTGCGAGCCATCTTCGCGGCCTGGCACTCCGGTGAGCGCCTGGATTTTCGCGGCGACTACTACCGGCACACGCTGATGACGCCGACCTTCAACCCCGGCCCCAATCCCTACGGCCCGCCACCGATCTACGTCGGCGCCCTGGGGCCGCGGCTGACCCGCGCAGTCGCAGAGCACGCCGACGGCCTGCTGGTGATGCCGTTCGGCTCCAAGCGATTCCTGCACGAGCACACCATGCCGATCGTGCGCGAGGGTCTGCAGGCCGCCGGACGCGGCACCGGCGACCTCACCGTGCTGCCCGAAATCATCGTCTCTGCAGGCGAATCCGACGCCGAACTCGAGGCGGCCCACGCACGGACCCGGGCGCTGCTGGCGTTCTACGGCTCGACGCCCGCCTATCGTCCGGTGCTGGCCGCGCACGGCTGGGAGGATCTGCAACCCGAACTGAATGCACTGTCCAAACAGGGCCGCTGGGCGGACATGGGCGGTCTGATCACCGACGAAGTCCTGCACACCATCGCCGCCTGCGGCACACCCACCGATGTGGCCCGGCACATCAGGGACCGTGTCGACGGCGTTGCCGACACCGTGTGCCTGTATCAGGCGGCGCCGATCGGCCTGCAGACGCTGGCCGCGATCATCGACGAATTGCGTTAGGGCGCAACCGTTAACCAGTCTGCGAAGCCGGACGGGTCGTGGCGCCCCAGCGCGCCGTGCTCGTAGAGGCCCCAGCCCTCGACCGGCTCCGCGTCACCGTCGCGGCACACCGCGCGCCCGACGTGATCGATCACCCCGAAGCCCGACCGCCCGATGATCGCCGGGTCGTTCATGTCGTAGGTCAGCCGCTCGGTGAACTTCTCGCCCTTCCACACGCCGTGCAGCCAGTCCGAGTCGCCGCCGTATCCGCCACCGACGTGAATCGGCACCGGCAGCTTGGATTCGACGTCGAAGTGCACCGGCGTGCCGTCGGGCCGGGTGGCGTCGATCGTCGCGCCGGTGGGGATGCGGGTGCCCGAGCGGTAGTGGATCTTGACGCGCGGCCAGCCCAACTGCTCGACGCGGCCGTCGCGCCAGATCCGGGTGCAGTCGTTGAGCGAGCGGAACCCGTCCGGCGCCTCCTGGATGATCAGCACGATCGCGAAGTCCTGGAAGGCGATCGGCACGTACAGCCACCACATGCCCTCGAACGGCGGGTCGGCGGGCCGGCCGGCGGGCTCGGCCTCACCGATCGGCCGGATGCCCCAGGACCGGTCGCGGCTGCCGATCCACGTCTTCGGGTCGACCGGAATCTCCTTGCCGTCTACCACGATCCGGCCGCTCCAACTGCCGAGCTGGGCAAAGCGCTGGGCGTCCAGCGTCACCCGGGTGCCGGAACGCATCAGGTGCGGCTGCTCCTGGACGACGTCGAACAGGCCCTCCCAGGTGAGATCGGCTGCGATTCCTTCGGTTTCGTCGAGGGTGATGCGCAGCTTGTGCAGCGGGTCGATGACCTCGACGCGGTAGCCGTTGACGTGCTGGTTCAGCCGGTCCTGGTCGATGGCGTCGGAGAGGTGCACCGCGGTCTGGGTGTCGCCGCGCCGGATGAGCAGGAAGGCGTCCTTCACCCCGAGGTTGGGGTAGTAGCCGATGCCGCTGATGACGAAGATGTCGCCCGTGCGGTCGTGGGCGTTGAAGTAGGAACGGTCGTAGAAGTTGCGGTCCGAGGAACCCGGCCACGCGATGGGCTGGGGAACCTGGTGTACCGGGAACTCGTCGAGCGGGCCCAGTGCATGCGGCATTTACTGATCCTCTCCGATGAGACGCTTCATCAATCCTGAGTGGTAGAACAGCGATTCGACGCTGTCGGGCCTCTCGGTCTCGCCGAAGTGCACCCGTCGTGCGCCGGTGCGCATGAACACGCACGCCCACATCACGCCCGAGTACACGTAAAACCAATGCAGGTCGCCGATCTCGACCCCGGTCAGCTGCTTGTAGGTGTCGCGGACGTCCTCTTCGCGCATGACACCCGGCAGGCCTTCCAGCGTCGCTAGGCCGGCCAGCTCCTGAAAGACCATGTGCGCAAAGATCATCCACGCGACGTCGAGCTCACGCGGGCCGAGCGTCACCATTTCCCAGTCCAGCACGGCGACCGGGTGAAAGTCGCGGTACAGCACGTTGCCCACGCGTGCATCGCCCCACAGCAGCGCCGGCGTGCCGGCGTCCGCCTCCGTCGGCCAGTTCTCCTCCAGCCAGGTGAACGTCCGCTCCAGCAGCGGTGACCGGCCGATGTCGGGCACCGCGAAGTCGTACCAGGACTTCACCCAATTGAAGTGCTTGCGCAGGGCGGTGTCACCGTGCTGTTCGTCGACGAGAAAGCCAAAGGCCTTCTCCGCGTTCGGAATCGAGTGCAGCTTGGCCAGCACCTCGACCGTCGCGTCCTGGAGTTCGCGCTGCTTTTCGTTCGGGGCGTCGGCGAACCAGTTGCCGCCGAAGGTGTAGGGCATGACGTCCGGCGGCACTTCACCCTCGACGTAGTCCATCAGGAAGAACGGCGTCCCGAGCACCTCACCGGACGGTTCCAGCCAGCGCACGCGTGGCACCGGGACGTCGGTGATCTCGCCGACCTTGCGGATGACGTCGAATTGGTGATCGAGTCGGTAGGTCGGGAACACCTGCACGTCCTCGGCGGTCGGCGCGACCCGCGCCACCAGTTTCTGGGTGACCGGTGTGCCGTCTTCCTCCCAGCGGGCGGTCAGGATGATCGTCTCGGACGACATGCCGGTCGAGTCGATGCCGCTCTCCACGGTGATCTCCGGCGTAACGCCGTCCGCGAGCACGGTCGACATCCACTTCGACAGCACCGCCGGCAGCGTGGTCTTGTCGCGGCTCGAGCGTTGCAGCTTGTCGACTTGATCGAGCACAGGTTCATTCGGCATAGGGCCCTCTTCGCTGAGGCAATTACGATACGGTGGGTAGCGTTATGAAAGCAGACCCATCCTCGGTTGACAAGGCTTCGGGCGCCGGGCGGCCCCGGGACCCGCGTATCGACGCTGCCATATTGGCCGCGACGGCGGATCTGCTTGTGCACATCGGGTATTCGAATTTGACGCTTGCCGCCGTTGCCGAACGGGCGGGGACGACGAAGACCGCGCTGTACCGACGCTGGTCGAGCAAGGCCGAGCTGGTGCACGAGGCGGCTTTCCCGACAGCGCCGACGGCACTGGTCGGACCGACCCGCGGAATGGCGGCCGACCTGCGGGCGATGATCGCGGCCGCGCGCGACGTGTTCACCACCCCGGTGGTGCGTGCCGCGCTGCCCGGCCTGGTCGCCGACATGAGCGCCGATGCCGAGTTGAATGCCCGAGTGATGTCGCGGTTCGAGGGTCTCTTCGCCGCGGTGCGGGTGCGACTCGGTGAGGCGGTACACCGCGGCGAGGTGCATCCGGACGTCGACCCGGACCGGCTGATCGAATTGATCGGCGGATCGACGTTGCTGCGCATGCTGCTCAGCCCCGATCAACCGCTCGACGAGGCGTGGGTCGACCAGACCACCGCGATCCTCGTGCACGGCGTGACAGTAGGGTCGGGCCGATGACCGGACGACTGGACGGGCGCGCCGCGATCGTCACCGGCGCCAGCCGCGGGCTGGGTCGCGAGATCGCCTTGGCGCTGGCCGCCGAGGGGGCTTCCGTCGCGGTGGTCGGGCGCACCGAAAAGGTATGGGACGAAAGGCTTTCCCGGCACGATCGGAGAGACCGTCGCCGAGATCGAGGCGGCCGGCGGGCGTGCGTTGCCGATCCGGGCCGACCTGCTCGACCGCGACGACATTGCCCGCTTGGTCGGCGAGGCCCGAGATGCGTTGGGCCCGATCACCATTCTGGTCAACAACGCGGCGTTCACCGCCCCCGGCCGGCCGCCGAAGCCGGGTGACGAGGCGCGGCCCAAGACGGCTCGGGCGGCCGTGGGCGGCGCGAGAGCAGACTTCCCGCCGGTACTCGGTACGCCGCTCGGCGCGTACCGGCGGCATTTCGAGATCGCGGTGTTCGGCGCCTATGAGCTGATCCAGTTGGTCTGCCCGGACATGATGGCGGCGGGCGTCGGCTCGATCGTCAACATCAGCTCGGTCGCGTCGCGGCTGCCGGGCGACGGGCCGTATCCCGACCGCAGCGCGGGCGTGCTGCCCGGCTACGGGGGGTCCAAGGCCGCACTCGAGCATCTGACGTCGTGTGCCGCCTACGACCTGGCGCCGCACAACATCGCGGTCAACGCCCTGTCGCCGTCGAAAGCGATTATGACGCCTGGCCTTTCGTACTACGCCCGCGACTTCGACGAGGTGTCGACCGCCGCGGAGTTCGCTCGCGCGGCGGCCGAGCTGGTGTCGCTGAGCCCGTCGGTGGTGACCGGTCGGACGATCGGGCACCTGCAGGTGCTGGACGGCAGCTTCCGCGCTTTCGGCACCTAGGCCGCCGCCGCCATCGCGAGACAGCAGCCACGGTCGTGGTTTGAGTCGAATCGCAACCCTGGCTGCTGTCTCGCGACGAGATGACTACACGCTGGCCCGGCCCACACCGAGCACCGCCTCGGCCAGAGCATCGGCCAGGGCGTCGATCTCGTCGGCGCCGAGCGCGGAGATGGTGACCCGCATGCCCGGGGGACTGCCGATCCGGAAGCGTGAGCCGGGCGCGGCAGCCCACCCGGCGCTCAATAGCCTTGTGATCGAGACTGTTTCGTCGGCAACCGGAATCCAGACGTTGAGCCCGGACCGGCCGTGCGATTGCACACCTCGGTCGGCCAGGGCGGCGCGCAGCGCTTCTCGGGTTCGGGTGTAGGTGACCTCGGCGCCGTGCACCAACCGGCCGGCGGCCTTGTCGGTCCACAAGCTGACCGCGAGGTCTTGCAGCAGGTGGCTGATCCATCCCGGGCCTAGCCGCAGCCGCCCCTGCACACGTTGCACCGTGCGTTCGTCACCGGTCAACAAAGCCAGTCGGAGATCGGGGCCGTACGCCTTTGCCGCCGAACGCACGAAGGCCCAGTGTTGCGTGGTGCCCGCCAGCGGGTGCAGCGGTGCGCCCGCGATGCCGGCGCAGTGGTCGTCCTCGATGAGCAACACGTCCCGGTGCTCGGCTAGCAACAGCCGCAACTCGTCGGCGCGCGCACCCGATATCGCTGCGCCCGTGGGGTTTTGGGCCCGAGATGTCAGCACCATCGCACCTGCGCCGCGGCGTAGTGCCTGAGTCACATCGGCCGTGAGTGGCCCGTCGTCGTCCACTCGCACCGGCTCCGCCGAAACATCAAGCGCGGCAAGCAGATCCAGCAGGTTGGCCCAGCCGGGGTCCTCGACGGCGACCCGGTCCCCGGGTCGCAGGTGAGCGGCCAGAACACGCTCGATGCCGTCGAGGGCCCCCGCCGTCACCGCGATGTGCTCCGCCGGCACACCGTCGGCTGCCAGCGACGACGTCGCGAAGTCGGTGAGCTCGGCCGAGACCGCCGGATCTCCGTACAACACAGGGGATCTGCGAGCCGGACCGGGCCGGGCCACCGGCAGCAGCGCGGGATCGGGATTACCGGTAGACAGGTCGCGCGCACCCGGCGGAACGGCGATGCCGCGCAGCGATCGGGGGGTCGTCGCCGGCCGGCTGCGCACCCGGGTACCGCGGCGCCCCGCGGTCTCGACTGCGCCGCGTTGCCGCAACAGGCGATAGGCGGCGGCGACGGTGTTGGCATTGACCCCGAGTCGACCAGCCAGCTCACGAATCGGCGGCAGCTCGGCACCGGGCGTCAGGGCGCCGGACGAGATCGCCGCCTCGACGTCGGACGCAATTGACTCGGCACCCGTCCCTCTGATCAGATATTGTCCTGGCACATAAATAAGTATGTACTAGTGCAAAACAGGAGGCAACCGTGACGGCGGATCAGGCGTACGCGCCCACAGCGCGGACCGTGCCCACCCGATATCGCGAGCGCGCCCGCTACGACCGCGCCACCGTGCACGGCATCCTCGACGAGGCGCTGATCTGCCACGTCGGCGTCGCCGGCGCCGAGGGGCCGGTGGTGTTGCCCACCATCCACGCTCGCGTGGGCGAAACGCTCTACCTGCACGGATCTACCGGCAGCGCCCCCATGCTCGCGGCCGCGGGCGCTCCCGGCGGTCTGGCGGTCTGCGTCACCGCCACGCTGGTGGACGGGCTGGTGATGGCTCGGTCGTGGATGCACCACTCCATGGAATTCCGGTCGGTCGTGGCCGTCGGCAACGCGCGACTGGTCACCGACGGCGACGAGAAACAGCGGGCGCTCGCGGCGGTGGTCGACCATGTCGCCGCCGGTAGGGCGGCCGACAGCAGGCCGCCGAGCGCCCGTGAACTCGCGGCCACCGCCGTGATCGCGCTCGACCTCCGGGAAGTCTCGGCGAAGGTGCGCGTCGGCGGGCCGGTCGACGACGACGACGACCTCGCGCTGCCGCACTGGGCCGGGGTTCTGCCGCTCACGCTGCAACCGGGCACACCGATCCCCGCCGACGGCCTCGATCCGGCGATCGAACTGCCGGCGTACCTGACGCACTATCGTCGAGGCTGATGACGGACGACGCACCGCGAGTGATCAGCGCGAGCCGGGAAATAGCGGCCGGCGCCGACGGCATTTTCGAGCTCATCGCCGACCCTGCCCAGCAGCCCCGGTGGGACGGTAACGACAACCTCGCGAACACCGAAGCCGGACAACGGGTTCGGGCCGTTGACGATATGTTCACCATGACCCTGACCAATGGCCGCGTGCGCGAGAATCGAGTTGTCGAGTTCGACGAGGGCCGTCGCATCGCCTGGAATCCGTCCGAGGTAGGCCAACCGCCGCCCGGCCACCTCTGGCGCTGGGAACTCGAGCCGCTGGACGACGGGCGCACCCGGGTCACCCACACCTACGACTGGACTCGGCTGACCGACGCGAAGCGCCTGCCGCACGCCCGCGCGATGACGCCCGACCACCTACGGGCCTCGCTGGACCGGCTCGCGGAGCTGGCCGAGAGGTCCTAAAACCTGGCCGTCCGGCTCGACTCCGTGCCACGATGGGAACTTGTCGAGCTTGCCGATCGTGGACAAGGCGACGGCCCGGGTGGTCGCCGTGATCGTGCTGCTGATCGCCACCGCCGCGGCGCTGCGCGGGTATCTCCCCGGAGTCCAGCACGCTGACCGGCCGCCCCCGCAGGGCAACGCGTCGCTGGCCTACGTGGCAGTGCTGCTCGGTGTGTCGCTCGTCATCGTGGGGGTGTCGGTGATCGCCCGGCTGCGCGATCCGCGCCGGGTGGCCGGCAGTGCGAGCCCGCTGCCGACGCGACTTTCCAAGGGTGGTGGCCGGCCGGCCTGGCGGGTGCTGCTGATCGCGGCCGGGGTGCTGCTGGTCTGGCTGGTCCTGCTGTGGGTGCTGTCGCGCTACATCGGCCCGCAGCAGATGGACCAGCCGCCGTCCGTGCCGAGACATCCGACGCCACCGCCATCGGCCAACGTCCCGCAGCCGCCGGGTCGACAGGATGCCGAACCCGATCGCGGTGTGCTGCGGTACCTGATCGGCGGCACGGCGGCGCTGTTGGCGATGATCGTGATCGGCGCGGTGCTGTCCCGTAGGCGACGAGTCGGCACGCCCGCGGGCGTCGCGGTGTCACCCGCCGGCCAGCCGATGCCTGTCGCCGCGGCGGCGGCGACCTCACTGGTGCGGGCGGCGGAAAGCGGCCTGGCTGAGGTCGAGGATCCCAATCACGAACCGCGACAAGCGATCATCGCGTGCTATGCGGCAATGGAGCGTGAGCTTCGGCGCTTCCCCGGTGCCATCCCACAGGACTTCGACACTCCGACGGAGGTGCTGGCGCGCGCAGTCGAACACCGTGCGTTGCATGTCGACAGCGCGACGGAGTTGGTGAACCTGTTCGAGGAGGCCCGGTTCAGTCCGCACGTGATGACGGAGACGCACCGGGGCCGCGCCGTCGACGTCTTGCAGCTAGTACTCGCAGACATCCGGAGCTCGGTGTGAAAAGGCTGATAGCACTGGGAGTTTCGGTGATCCTCTGTGCGGAACTGGTCGCGCTGTCGCTGCACGACCGCCGGTTGGTGCTCTGGGCCGCCGGCGCCGCGGTGTTGTTCGCGTTGGTCAACGTGCGCCAGGTGCTGGGGCGTGACATCGACGCGCCGCCGCCCGAGATCCCCAATGCGCTGGAGGAGACGCTGCGCAGCTGGTTGTCCCGGACGCAGACCCTGATCCATCGGTCGGAATCCACCCGGGCCGACTGGGATCGCCATCTGCGCCCAATGTTGGCCCGTCGGTTCGGGATCGCCACCGGTCAGAAGCAGACCAAGGATCCGGCGGCGTTCGCCGCCACGGGTCGCGCCCTGTTCGGCTCCGAGCTATGGGGGTGGGTAGACCCCAACAACGTGTCGCGGACCGGCATGAGCGAACCCGGACCCGGCCGGGCGATGCTCGAAGAGATCCTGGAACGGCTCGAGCAGGTATGACAGGGGGAAGGCGTCCGAAATGACTTCGGAGACTGTGGAATCGACAACGGCCCGTGCGGTGGCGGTGCTAGACGAGATCGAACGCGTCGTGGTCGGCAAGCGCGAGGCGCTGACGCTGATCCTGACGACCGTGCTCGCCCGCGGCCACGTCTTGATCGAAGACCTCCCGGGCCTGGGAAAGACACTGATCGCCCGGTCGTTCGCCGCGGCGCTCGGGCTGGATTTCACCCGTGTGCAGTTCACCCCCGACCTGCTGCCGGCGGACCTGCTCGGTTCGACGGTCTACGACATGCGTTCGGGCCAATTCGATTTCCGCCCCGGTCCGATCTTCACCCATCTGCTGCTGGCCGACGAGATCAACCGCACACCGCCCAAGACCCAGGCCGCGCTGCTGGAGGCGATGGCCGAGGGCCAGGTCAGCATCGACGGAGTGACCCATCCGCTGCCGCAGCCGTTCATCGTGCTGGCCACCGACAATCCGATCGAATACGAGGGCACGTATCCGCTGCCGGAGGCGCAACTCGACCGGTTCGCGGTGCGGCTCGAACTTCGCTATCTCTCGGAGCGCGACGAGGTTTCGATGCTGCGCCGC
The sequence above is a segment of the Candidatus Mycobacterium wuenschmannii genome. Coding sequences within it:
- a CDS encoding TIGR03617 family F420-dependent LLM class oxidoreductase, with protein sequence MKVFTALYGLTDAAERARELRDAGAGGVATFEGPHDVFAPLTLAATVPDLELMTNVAIAFPRNPIHLAHQAYDHQLLSSGRFVLGLGTQVRAQIEKRFGADFDKPVARMTELIAALRAIFAAWHSGERLDFRGDYYRHTLMTPTFNPGPNPYGPPPIYVGALGPRLTRAVAEHADGLLVMPFGSKRFLHEHTMPIVREGLQAAGRGTGDLTVLPEIIVSAGESDAELEAAHARTRALLAFYGSTPAYRPVLAAHGWEDLQPELNALSKQGRWADMGGLITDEVLHTIAACGTPTDVARHIRDRVDGVADTVCLYQAAPIGLQTLAAIIDELR
- a CDS encoding phosphotransferase family protein — its product is MPNEPVLDQVDKLQRSSRDKTTLPAVLSKWMSTVLADGVTPEITVESGIDSTGMSSETIILTARWEEDGTPVTQKLVARVAPTAEDVQVFPTYRLDHQFDVIRKVGEITDVPVPRVRWLEPSGEVLGTPFFLMDYVEGEVPPDVMPYTFGGNWFADAPNEKQRELQDATVEVLAKLHSIPNAEKAFGFLVDEQHGDTALRKHFNWVKSWYDFAVPDIGRSPLLERTFTWLEENWPTEADAGTPALLWGDARVGNVLYRDFHPVAVLDWEMVTLGPRELDVAWMIFAHMVFQELAGLATLEGLPGVMREEDVRDTYKQLTGVEIGDLHWFYVYSGVMWACVFMRTGARRVHFGETERPDSVESLFYHSGLMKRLIGEDQ
- a CDS encoding TetR/AcrR family transcriptional regulator yields the protein MKADPSSVDKASGAGRPRDPRIDAAILAATADLLVHIGYSNLTLAAVAERAGTTKTALYRRWSSKAELVHEAAFPTAPTALVGPTRGMAADLRAMIAAARDVFTTPVVRAALPGLVADMSADAELNARVMSRFEGLFAAVRVRLGEAVHRGEVHPDVDPDRLIELIGGSTLLRMLLSPDQPLDEAWVDQTTAILVHGVTVGSGR
- a CDS encoding aminotransferase class I/II-fold pyridoxal phosphate-dependent enzyme, which encodes MPGQYLIRGTGAESIASDVEAAISSGALTPGAELPPIRELAGRLGVNANTVAAAYRLLRQRGAVETAGRRGTRVRSRPATTPRSLRGIAVPPGARDLSTGNPDPALLPVARPGPARRSPVLYGDPAVSAELTDFATSSLAADGVPAEHIAVTAGALDGIERVLAAHLRPGDRVAVEDPGWANLLDLLAALDVSAEPVRVDDDGPLTADVTQALRRGAGAMVLTSRAQNPTGAAISGARADELRLLLAEHRDVLLIEDDHCAGIAGAPLHPLAGTTQHWAFVRSAAKAYGPDLRLALLTGDERTVQRVQGRLRLGPGWISHLLQDLAVSLWTDKAAGRLVHGAEVTYTRTREALRAALADRGVQSHGRSGLNVWIPVADETVSITRLLSAGWAAAPGSRFRIGSPPGMRVTISALGADEIDALADALAEAVLGVGRASV
- a CDS encoding pyridoxamine 5'-phosphate oxidase family protein; the encoded protein is MTADQAYAPTARTVPTRYRERARYDRATVHGILDEALICHVGVAGAEGPVVLPTIHARVGETLYLHGSTGSAPMLAAAGAPGGLAVCVTATLVDGLVMARSWMHHSMEFRSVVAVGNARLVTDGDEKQRALAAVVDHVAAGRAADSRPPSARELAATAVIALDLREVSAKVRVGGPVDDDDDLALPHWAGVLPLTLQPGTPIPADGLDPAIELPAYLTHYRRG
- a CDS encoding SRPBCC family protein, producing the protein MTDDAPRVISASREIAAGADGIFELIADPAQQPRWDGNDNLANTEAGQRVRAVDDMFTMTLTNGRVRENRVVEFDEGRRIAWNPSEVGQPPPGHLWRWELEPLDDGRTRVTHTYDWTRLTDAKRLPHARAMTPDHLRASLDRLAELAERS
- a CDS encoding DUF4129 domain-containing protein, with product MSSLPIVDKATARVVAVIVLLIATAAALRGYLPGVQHADRPPPQGNASLAYVAVLLGVSLVIVGVSVIARLRDPRRVAGSASPLPTRLSKGGGRPAWRVLLIAAGVLLVWLVLLWVLSRYIGPQQMDQPPSVPRHPTPPPSANVPQPPGRQDAEPDRGVLRYLIGGTAALLAMIVIGAVLSRRRRVGTPAGVAVSPAGQPMPVAAAAATSLVRAAESGLAEVEDPNHEPRQAIIACYAAMERELRRFPGAIPQDFDTPTEVLARAVEHRALHVDSATELVNLFEEARFSPHVMTETHRGRAVDVLQLVLADIRSSV
- a CDS encoding AAA family ATPase, with the translated sequence MTSETVESTTARAVAVLDEIERVVVGKREALTLILTTVLARGHVLIEDLPGLGKTLIARSFAAALGLDFTRVQFTPDLLPADLLGSTVYDMRSGQFDFRPGPIFTHLLLADEINRTPPKTQAALLEAMAEGQVSIDGVTHPLPQPFIVLATDNPIEYEGTYPLPEAQLDRFAVRLELRYLSERDEVSMLRRRLDRGSAEPMVNQVVDQHDLMAMRESVEQVSVHEDVLNYVVSLAAATRHHPQVAVGASPRAEIDLVQLARARALLLGRDYVVPEDIKALAPAAVAHRITLRPEMWVRKIQGSDVVEELLRRLPVPRTRSDD